AAGAAGTGAATTCAGGACAATTAAATTTCACGAAATAATCACGATTTGGGTGTTTATTTTCAAATGTTTCAAGAACTTCAGGAGAATACTCGAACACGTACTTTGTCCCTTGATTGCCTAATAACGTCACTCCTTGTAATTCTTCCTCTTTTCTTCCAGCCATCTGTATAACTCCTTTCCTTACACACCGCGTTTATTTCCCCAAACAAGTGTATGAAGCTGTGGGAGCACGCGAATATCTTTCAAAACTTCATCATGCATAACCATATTGATCAACCAATTATACCGCTTTAAAAGTTGTTGAGCTAAAACGGCATCATTTTGTTCCGTAATCAAAGGATTGCCAACTTGCAAGTAAAATGGGATTTGCGAATATTTTTGATAAATCTTTTTCGCATAGTGAAAATCCTGCTCATCAAAAATGACGATTTTCAAATTCACATGTTTTAAGCGATTATGCTCTTCTAAGTTCTTCAAAATATCATCCAAAAACTCTAAATCTTGTTTCATGTTCGAGCTAGGCGGCTTGGGGGAAATGGTTAAATCGTCTACCTCTAAAAA
This genomic interval from Bacillus alveayuensis contains the following:
- a CDS encoding 7-carboxy-7-deazaguanine synthase (product_source=KO:K10026; cath_funfam=3.20.20.70; cog=COG0602; ko=KO:K10026; pfam=PF04055,PF13353; smart=SM00569; superfamily=102114; tigrfam=TIGR03365) is translated as MVTKRLIPVIEIFGPTIQGEGMLIGRKTMFVRTAGCDFSCSWCDSAFTWDGSSKKDIRLMSAEEIWCELKQIGGNTFSHVTISGGNPALFPQIGELIHFLHNHNILVGIETQGSRYQPWFLEVDDLTISPKPPSSNMKQDLEFLDDILKNLEEHNRLKHVNLKIVIFDEQDFHYAKKIYQKYSQIPFYLQVGNPLITEQNDAVLAQQLLKRYNWLINMVMHDEVLKDIRVLPQLHTLVWGNKRGV